The region CACATGAGAAAAGGTGAGGTATGTAGTTTACCACTACAGTTTACaccattttaaagtttttaagaATTTATAGACCTGATGCATTTTTGTATCTTCTCAGGTGTCTTTACTATGACCAAATGAGCTCTTTAGTATTGGTGATAGTAAATGTGAACCTTTAGTTATTGGGAAGTGCAAAGTCTAGTTTACTATTGAAATTTGGTATTGTGGCACTGCTCCTTTATTAAACATTGACTGTGTTTTTCCTCAGTtctaagttgctttgaataagcatgtctgccaaatgaataaatgtaaaatatttaattcaatcaGTTACTTTATTATTATGAGCAGAATTATGAAATGTGTTGTATAGTGTGAGTGTTCTGCAGTCTTTGTGATGCTAAATCTAACCGTGGCAGTTCTGCAAAAGGATAGATAAGGTGGATGTTAGTAACATTCAGATGTTTATGAGAAAAGGGAAGTAATGTTGTGTGAGAGAGGTTTGTTTACTTCCCTGTTGACGTTAATGGGAATAGTGTTTCATTCAGGTGCAGTTAGGAACTCTTTATCTGAGAAATAACACGTGATATACgactattgaaaaaaaaaaaacattctgattttatttaaaagatttaCCTCCATGTCGCATCAGCATAATTATTAACATTCTGAACAACAAAATAGGAGCAAAAGCAGAACACTGAGGAAGAGGAAGTCTGTCTTGTTCAGCAGTTCGTGCAGTAGATACAACTGGGAAACATCACATTAAACACAGCTATAAAGAAGAACTGAACATACAAATAACAAAGAAGATAATTTAATAAGAGAGAAATGAACACGATCTTGACTTTGACTCTGCTGTTGATTCCTGGTAAGAATCTGATCATGTTCTGATCCAACAATCACAGAAGAACTAGAACTCATGAGAGGAAGTACTGAGAAAAACTACACACATTACAGGAAGAGACTCTTTATATTCAGTTTAACAGTATGTGAAAGTGTTTTATTAAAATGCTGGTTTGTTCTGTCAGGTGCTGTGATGTCCATCAGTGTGACAGGATATTCAGGAGGTGGAGTCATCATCACATGCAgatataataaagaaaaaacacaaaataaaaagtatttttgtagAGGTCAGTGGTCAGAGTGCAAAGATCTCATCAGAACTGATATTAAAGATGAATGGACACATGAAGGAAGATTTTCTCTGTATGATGACACAAGAGCAGCAGTCTTCACTGTGATCATCAGAGATCTGAATAAACAGGATTCTGACAAATACTATTGTGGGACTGATATCTTTCTCATTGAAGATTTATACACAGAAGTGAATCTGAATGTTAGAGAAGGTGAGTAACTCAAAACCCTTAAATCCACGACATGTCCACAATATCACCATACTTACACTAAACATTGACTAGAGTGTGCAGCTTAGCTTAATGTGAACAATAATTCATTCAGGGAATACATAGAAAATCTTGAGATCTTCTCATTTATGTTTAGTTGGCAAAATTCATGAAATTCATTTAATTGTTACTGATTCAATGATGCACTTTACTGAATGTTTAACAGATGGTTGTTGTGAGAACTTCATCAGTTTATCAGCTGCTTCAGGAGAATCTGTGAACATCAGCTGCAGATACTCACAATCTCACAGGAGTGACAGTAAGTTTGTGTGCAGAAGATCTGAAGCTGATATATGTGCTCATGAGACATCTGTGAATGAGAGCAGAAGATGGACACGAGAGAGACAGTTGCAGCTGTATGATGACAGAATGAATCTAGTTCTGACTGTCAGCATCAGTAATGTGACTGATTCAGCAGAATACTGGTGTGGAGTTCAATCTCATCAACAATACAAGAGCTTCATTACACGAGTCAAGCTCACTGTTACTGGTGAGTACTGATGTGggttttattacatttagaatgTGTGTGAAAAAAACAGGAACAATGAAAAGTCATTTTGAAAATGCCAAACTTAAAACCTGCATTAAACACTTGAAGAAGAATATTGTCATTATGGGAATTACAATTAAACTTGATATGATGTTATAACAATGATTGTTCTCAATAAATGTAGTCACCAGAAAGATGTGTAACTATAGCTTAACTATTACCATTTGTGAAAATAAGAGTTTTGAAAGGTTATTTAAAAGCTTTATTTACCTCTAGATGTTGAGTGGACCCACCGGCGGGTGCACAGGGGGGCGCTATATAGCAGGTGAAAAAATTCACTTAAAGCGTTAAAATCCCCGTATACATtggtcaggcatatgaggtatcgtttgagcttgcttggctgaataagccaatgttatatcttagatgtccagaacaaaatatgccatccagcaagaaaagcatgctaaacaaatcatcataaaaatatgtttttactaTTGATGATACAAAattatatatcatcgcaaagaTGTGGATCACAGATTTTTAATGACACTTACATTGAGCttatagtccactcagaggccgatatATTCATTGAAACatcaagggtggtgcttgaactgaaaattagactgaatgtcaatGGACGAGCACATTTGttagggctaaaatgtgttagaacgccacctacatttcagatctatatattgtgaaggaatgttatagagaaaaaaataatatattctaGTACTTGCTTCCATCTAGTGGaacaaaataaaacttttcaaagttagatagagtgaacagaaccagaattacatgcttacaaatttgggacaaaaaaaaaaaagctttatgtttctcataagattataaacacatataatattatttatgaataattggagtattttttgttatttagggggttttctgaaaaaatttcattttcattttttttttttttttttttttttttgcatttagtccACACtctgtgtgaatggtgagcttttaaatttgagtttaaCGAGTTAATGCCTTTCTTTGTTCTAGAGCAAAACTTTGAAAAAATCACACATCTACCATCATcaccattatcatcatcatcatcatcatcatcatcatcatcgatCAGAACTCCACCAATTACTCTAAACTCCCAGCCATCAACATCTGACATTACATCAGCTTTAACGTTTAGTTCGAAAAGTATTCTGCTGCATACCTGCATGGATTTACAGATATTCAGTTTTTACTCTTTATATTGATCAGATTATCTTTGTGCTGACAGATTTCTCATTATTTCATGTCATATATTGTCCAGACCCTTCTCTGATCATCAGTTTGTCTGTTGTTCTGGCTCTGATCATCATTGGACTCTTATTACTGATAGTGGTACTCTATAAGAGGCATAAGAGTCGAGGTAAATAACTTTTTGTTTAATACTTTTCCTGTCTTTAAATTAAAAGGAATTGATATTAAATGTTTGAACAGTTTCATTTGCACCagaatatgttttttaaaatttatttattagaGTCATGTCAGTTAACGACATTTGAGTGCCAGTGAATTGTAGGggtatgtaacacaatttttgtttctgggtattaagtgttatttcctaattgcttatgcctcaaaagtatagaaaatggctattattccccacaaactatGCTTCTGTGACCCGgacagtaatattttgaaatttacctatttccactgagaaaacgggcgaatttgtgtcttttcgttcacataaagtcagaaaaaaacaacatatgaatcaaaattaacatgtatttatactaaagtaatacaaaaatgactacaaaagatttagaagtgagtagttttttgagatttacaattatactgtaaatcactttcacaaatcagcccccaaatgtagtctcccatcatgttctcgttatactgtccttggtagtggcgttcaaagtccagtatatcctgatggaagcgctcgtcttgctcctccgagtacgctcccatgttctccttgaatttatcaagatgagcattaaggatatggactttgagggacatcctacagcccattgtgccgtagttcttcaccagattctcaaccagctccacagaGTTTTCAGCCTTGTGATTGCTCAGGAAACCCCGAACCACTGCAACAAatctgttccaagccgctttctccttactagtgagcttcttggggagtTCCTTGCattccaggatcttctttatcagtggtccgacgaagacaccggctttgacctttgcctcagacagcttagtgaagaagtcttgaaggtacttgaaggctgctgactccttatctagagctctgacaaattgtttcataaggcccaatttgatatgcagtggtggcatcagcaccttctgggggtccaccagtggctcccacttgacgttgttcctccccac is a window of Myxocyprinus asiaticus isolate MX2 ecotype Aquarium Trade chromosome 8, UBuf_Myxa_2, whole genome shotgun sequence DNA encoding:
- the LOC127445003 gene encoding polymeric immunoglobulin receptor-like encodes the protein MNTILTLTLLLIPGAVMSISVTGYSGGGVIITCRYNKEKTQNKKYFCRGQWSECKDLIRTDIKDEWTHEGRFSLYDDTRAAVFTVIIRDLNKQDSDKYYCGTDIFLIEDLYTEVNLNVREDGCCENFISLSAASGESVNISCRYSQSHRSDSKFVCRRSEADICAHETSVNESRRWTRERQLQLYDDRMNLVLTVSISNVTDSAEYWCGVQSHQQYKSFITRVKLTVTEQNFEKITHLPSSPLSSSSSSSSSSSIRTPPITLNSQPSTSDITSALTFSSKNPSLIISLSVVLALIIIGLLLLIVVLYKRHKSRGPAPVSKMSHLEPGQNEEVRHTACDNEDFKDIKLHNDSDTGRSADNNTAQILTNPSDSANVIYATPQFPTNPSHSLITIYSTVQHHTGCLESSVCETQRCRIASNEGVHYTEKHFQKGVP